ATCGTTTGGCCGTAGCTGCAGGCCCCTTTCAGAAAGTATATCACCACTATCGCTATGGGTATTAACAGCAACATATCGGCATTTTTATTTAAAAATATATCATCAAGAGCCGGTTTGACGAGAAAGGCGGCTGCTGCTGTCGATGCCCCGACTACAAGCATACAGAGCATTGCCAGCATGAACTTTGCTATATGTGGTTTTGCAAGTTTTAAAAGACGTTTGAATATTTCCATAATTAATAATCTCTAAGAAGCCAGGAGTCAGGAGTCAGAATAGATGTCGGATTCCGTCCTTTATTCTGTCTCCTGACTCCTGTCTCCTATCTCCTGTCTCCTGTCTCCTGAATTATCCCTTATCATCTCATATACCAGTCTGGCCGTCCTTGCCGCTGCACCCGGGCTACCCAGTTTTTCCCTTATTCCGGACAGTTCTTTCCGTATTCTGTCCATCCTTGATCTGTTGGTAAGTATATCCGAAATTTCCTCTGCTATATTCGAAGCAGTAGCTTTATCCTGAATAAACTCGGGAACTATGGTCTTCCCGGCAATTATATTGACCAATCCGATATTGTTCACTTTGATGAACATCTTTCCTATATAATAAGAAAGAGTGGAAACCTTATATATTATGACCATTGGTTTTTCCAGCAGGGCGGTTTCCAGAGTAGCCGTTCCCGAGGCAACCATGACGACATCTGATATACTTAGCACGTCGTAAATATCATCCGGGATGACTTTGACATTTACAGAATATTTATCAATTATTTTTAAGACAAAATCAATGTTTAGAGTATCAGCCAGGGGTAATACAAACTGAATGGGGGTAATTTGATCTTCAAGAATTTCAGCCGCCTTGAGCATTTCAGGTAAAAGTTTCTTCACCTCACTTTCCCTGCTTCCAGGGAGGATTCCTATCGTTGTGCATCCTTCTTCAAGGCCGAATTTTTTCAGCGCCTCTTTTCTGGAATATTTCTTTTTCACTACATCAAGAAGTGGGTGACCGACAAAGTTTACATCCAATTTCGATTTATCGTAGATCTGCGCCTCAAAAGGAAGAATAACCGCCATTCTGTCAACAATCTTTTCAATCTGTTTAATCCTCCTTTTTCTCCATGCCCAGACTTGAGGACTTATATAGTAAAACACCCTGACCCCGTTCTTTCTGGCCGTTCTGGCCAGAGGAAGGTTAAAGTCGGGATAGTCGATAAGTATCAAAAGATCTGGTTTGTCTTCCCTCAGTGACTTTTTCAGCAGACCCATGACCTTCAGGATAAATTTTAGCTTGGAAGCAACCTCCGTAAGCCCTACAACTGCTGTATCGGATGAATTGGCAATAAGCTCAACGCCCGCCTCCTTCAGTTTCTTGCCCCCGATTCCATAGAATCTGACAGAAGGATTTATCCGATGAATTTCCTTTACCAGATTGGATCCGTGCAGATCTCCGGAAGCCTCCCCCGCAACTATCATTATATTCCGGGGATTAGTAGATTCAGGGAACATTATTTATCACATCACTGATATGCTGGATTTCTTCTTCTCTGAGTTCCGGAAACATCGGGAGGGAGAGAACTTCCGAGGCACACTCATCACTAACCGGCAGCTCACCGCTGACCGTTCTTTGATCGGCAAATACCTCCTGTTTATGCAGGGGGAGGGGATAATAAACAGCGGATGCTATATCGTCTCTTTTCAGGCAATCTATTATGCTATCCCTTTTCTTTGATTTGATGGTGAACTGGTGATAGACATGCCTGCATCCGGCAGATTCTATCGGGAGGATAACGTCATTCTTTTTTATGCACGACCTATAAATATCCGCGTTTGCTCGGCGTAATTCGTTGAATTCGTCTATTTTTTTTAATTTTACCCGGACTATGGCCGCCTGTATTTCATCGAGCCTGCTGTTGTAGCCTATGGCACTATGGTAGT
This is a stretch of genomic DNA from Syntrophales bacterium. It encodes these proteins:
- the lpxB gene encoding lipid-A-disaccharide synthase, which encodes MFPESTNPRNIMIVAGEASGDLHGSNLVKEIHRINPSVRFYGIGGKKLKEAGVELIANSSDTAVVGLTEVASKLKFILKVMGLLKKSLREDKPDLLILIDYPDFNLPLARTARKNGVRVFYYISPQVWAWRKRRIKQIEKIVDRMAVILPFEAQIYDKSKLDVNFVGHPLLDVVKKKYSRKEALKKFGLEEGCTTIGILPGSRESEVKKLLPEMLKAAEILEDQITPIQFVLPLADTLNIDFVLKIIDKYSVNVKVIPDDIYDVLSISDVVMVASGTATLETALLEKPMVIIYKVSTLSYYIGKMFIKVNNIGLVNIIAGKTIVPEFIQDKATASNIAEEISDILTNRSRMDRIRKELSGIREKLGSPGAAARTARLVYEMIRDNSGDRRQEIGDRSQETE